The following proteins are co-located in the Noviherbaspirillum sp. UKPF54 genome:
- a CDS encoding OmpA family protein, with the protein MRNRLCAASCAFKPGLTALAAVLALGACANMNEVQRGTATGAGIGAGVGAVLGAATGDGGGRRTATGAAIGGAAGAVIGNIWSARMEQQKRAMQQATQGTGVQVTQTADNRLKLDIPTDISFDTNRSDIKPNFRPVLDKFASTLVENPYSKITIIGHTDNTGSDAINDPLSVNRAARTRDYLAARGVASNRFTVEGRGSHEPLVPNDSNADRAKNRRVEIFVAEPQATAQAPQSSGTGATQGTGAGGGYLLPPR; encoded by the coding sequence ATGCGCAATCGACTCTGCGCAGCGTCCTGCGCTTTCAAGCCAGGTTTAACGGCTCTGGCGGCGGTGCTGGCGCTCGGCGCCTGCGCCAACATGAATGAAGTTCAGCGTGGCACCGCCACCGGCGCGGGCATCGGCGCAGGCGTGGGGGCGGTACTGGGTGCCGCCACCGGCGACGGCGGCGGACGCAGGACAGCCACGGGAGCTGCCATTGGCGGCGCGGCCGGCGCCGTCATCGGCAATATCTGGTCGGCCCGCATGGAGCAGCAAAAGCGCGCCATGCAGCAGGCAACCCAGGGCACCGGCGTGCAAGTGACGCAGACGGCAGACAACCGCCTCAAGCTTGATATTCCGACCGATATCTCGTTCGACACCAACCGCTCCGACATAAAGCCGAACTTCCGGCCCGTCCTGGACAAGTTCGCCTCGACCCTGGTTGAAAATCCGTACTCCAAGATCACCATCATCGGGCATACCGACAACACCGGCAGCGACGCCATCAACGATCCCTTGTCGGTCAACCGTGCCGCCCGCACCCGGGATTACCTGGCCGCGCGCGGCGTGGCGTCCAACCGGTTCACCGTCGAGGGGCGCGGCTCGCACGAGCCCCTCGTGCCGAACGACAGCAATGCCGATCGCGCGAAGAACCGCCGTGTAGAAATCTTCGTCGCCGAGCCGCAGGCAACCGCCCAAGCGCCACAATCGTCCGGCACCGGAGCCACGCAGGGGACTGGCGCGGGCGGAGGCTATCTGCTGCCGCCGCGATAA
- a CDS encoding phage holin family protein, whose protein sequence is MDSQSSGPGPTGAAQPGLVAGLGGVAKNLFGLLVSRIELAACELGEARDNLVRLLLVGALGVVALWLGAACWTALVVVLAWDALGWKILLLVAIFYTVLALVVLRRAQAMLARDPLSLPATLAELRGDRDALL, encoded by the coding sequence ATGGATAGTCAATCCTCCGGCCCGGGACCGACCGGCGCCGCCCAGCCTGGCTTGGTCGCCGGCCTGGGCGGAGTGGCGAAAAACTTGTTCGGCTTGCTGGTGAGCCGCATCGAACTGGCGGCATGCGAGCTGGGCGAGGCGCGCGACAACCTGGTGCGCCTGCTGCTGGTCGGCGCGCTGGGCGTAGTGGCATTGTGGCTGGGTGCGGCTTGCTGGACCGCGCTGGTCGTAGTGCTGGCTTGGGATGCGCTGGGCTGGAAGATCCTGCTCCTGGTGGCAATCTTTTATACCGTGCTGGCGCTGGTCGTCCTGCGGCGCGCGCAAGCCATGCTGGCGCGTGACCCGCTGTCGTTGCCGGCCACGCTGGCCGAACTGCGCGGCGACCGCGACGCGCTGCTGTGA